One Ferviditalea candida genomic window, GACGGAGAAACACCTGCCCGCTCAATCGCGTTTTGAATAACTAACGCAGCCAAATCATCGGGTCTTGCATGCTTCAGCCCGCCCCCCTGCTTTCCGATGGATGTCCGGACATACTCAACGATCCAAACATCATTAATCAAATTCATCCCCCCTTCCTTTTAATCCAATCTGAAATCCGGCGGCTGTGCGTTCTTTCACTTCCTCCAAAGTGACCCCGGGCATTAATTCGATCAGCGTCAGTCCCTGCCGGCTTACGTTAAATACAGCCAATTCGGTAATGATCACGTCTACTTTTCGCAGGGAGGTCAACGGCAAACTGCAGGTTTCAACGATTTTCGATTCGCCTTCCCGCGTCGTATGATTCATTGTAATCACCACTTTCTTGGCGCCAGTCAACAAATCCATCGCTCCACCGACTCCGATGATGCTTTGCCCCGGAACCGACCAGTTAGATACCCGCCCCAGCGCGTCCACTTGAAGCGCTCCGAGAATGGCCACATCAATGTGTCCTCCGCGAATCATCGCAAACGAGTCGGCACTGGAGAAAAAACTGCTTCCTGTTGTTTCGGTTACCGGCATTTTTCCCGCATTCACCAGATCCGGGTCAGTCTCATGTCGTTCGGGTGTAGGCCCCACTCCCAGGAGTCCGTTTTCCGTATGCAGGAAGACGTTCAATCCTTCAGGAATAAAATCTGCCACCCTCGTTGGAATGCCAATCCCCAAATTGATGATGTCCCCGTCCTGCAGTTCTCTGGCTGCACGCTGTGCTATCATGTCTTTGACATCAATCATGACTCCGACCCCTTCTCACCAAATAATCCACATACAGATGCGGCGTAACGATCGACTCAGGGTCCAGCTGACCCGGCTCCACAATTTCTTCCACCTCGACGATCACCAAGTCTGCAGCTGTGGCCATCACCGGATTGAAGTTTCGAGCGGTCTTTCGGTATATAAGATTGCCCAAGGTATCTGCGCGGTAAGCCCGAATGAGTGCCACGTCGGCATGGAGCGTTTTTTCAAAAACATACGTTTCCCCGTCTATAGTTCTCGTCTCTTTGCCATCCGCCAGCAGGGTTCCCGCAGCCGATCGCGTATAAAATCCGCCGATGCCGGCCCCGCCGCCGCGGATGGCTTCGGAAAATGTTCCTTGAGGAAGCAGCTCGATCGCCAACTCACCGGCAGCGAAGCGAATCCCCACATTCGGATTGCTCGTGAAATAAGAGCCGATGGCCTTTTTGATTTGGCCGTTCTGCAGGACCAGATCCAACCCTTTTCCCGGTTCTCCAAGGTTGTTGCTGATGACCGTGAGCCCTCCGGTTCCTTGCATGCGCAGTTCATCAATAAGCTCAAGCGGCGAACCAACAAGACCGAACCCTCCTACCATCAGCGTCATTCCCTCTCGGATACGGGAAATTGCTTTCTCTTTGGAAATGATTTTATTTTTCAATTCAGTTCTCCCCTTCCTGCCAAACCGCAACGTGTCCCGTCCTGCTACCATGCCAGCTCCAGCAGTTCCAGCAGCTGCTCCTTATCTGTGATTTTCTTCGGATTGTTATGAACCGTTTGGTTTTTATAAGCTAATTCGGCCAGTTCGGGGAGCTGATTATTGCCCACTCCCAGTTCTCGCAGCCTTCGGGGCATACCCATCTCCTGAGCCCATTGCTCCAGTTGATCCGCCGCCGCAATCGCTGCAGCCTCCGGGCTTGAACCGTCCCGCTTGACTCCGATGGCTTCCGCCGCCATAGCCAATTCATGCGGGGCCGTATCCAAATTGAACCGGATAACATGCGGAAGCATGACACTGTTCGCATCCCCATGGGAAATTCCCGTTGTCCCTCCAAGCACGTGGCAGATGCCGTGATGCAAGCCCATGGCCACGTTGGAAAGTGCCCCCCCGGCCAGAAACGCGCCCTGCATCATTTCCGTTCGCGCCTCCA contains:
- a CDS encoding 3-oxoacid CoA-transferase subunit B; protein product: MIDVKDMIAQRAARELQDGDIINLGIGIPTRVADFIPEGLNVFLHTENGLLGVGPTPERHETDPDLVNAGKMPVTETTGSSFFSSADSFAMIRGGHIDVAILGALQVDALGRVSNWSVPGQSIIGVGGAMDLLTGAKKVVITMNHTTREGESKIVETCSLPLTSLRKVDVIITELAVFNVSRQGLTLIELMPGVTLEEVKERTAAGFQIGLKGRGDEFD
- a CDS encoding CoA transferase subunit A, yielding MKNKIISKEKAISRIREGMTLMVGGFGLVGSPLELIDELRMQGTGGLTVISNNLGEPGKGLDLVLQNGQIKKAIGSYFTSNPNVGIRFAAGELAIELLPQGTFSEAIRGGGAGIGGFYTRSAAGTLLADGKETRTIDGETYVFEKTLHADVALIRAYRADTLGNLIYRKTARNFNPVMATAADLVIVEVEEIVEPGQLDPESIVTPHLYVDYLVRRGRSHD